Below is a genomic region from Pseudomonas extremaustralis.
GGCATATGGTCGGCGGGCATGCGGCCAAAGTCAGTGATGAAGTGGTGTTTCGCTTCGAGTTCCCGGAGCGGCCAGGGGCTTTGTTCAACTTTCTCAACAAATTGGGCGGGCGCTGGAACATCTCGATGTTCCACTATCGCAACCACGGCGCAGCCGATGGCCGAGTGGTCGCTGGCCTGCAAGTCCCGGCGGACGAGCGCCATCTGGTATCGGCAGCCCTGGAGGCCATCGGCTATCCGTACTGGGACGAAAGTGATAACCCGGCTTACAAACTGTTCCTCGGTTGAGCGACTACGCTGATTGGGGCGGCCTTTAAGGAAGACGACACATGGAAACCCTGACCACCCTCAAAGTTATCCACATGGCGGCCACGGTGTTGCTGCTGCTCAGCGGCCTCGGTCTGGCGTTGCTGGCCTGGCGCAAACGTAGCGCCGGTCCGGCGGTGATCGTGCAGCGCCCGTGGGCATTCGTCTGGTTGCTGATGGGGATTTGCGTGGTGAGCATGCCGTTTACCGGCTGGTGGCTGGTGCATTTGACGGGCTGGCCGCTGGGGCAAGCCTGGATCCTGGGTTCCAGCCTGCTCTACACCGTGGCGGCGTTGGCGTGGTTCTGGCTGGTGGCGCGGCTCAATCGCTTGCGCAAAGGCGAGGGCGGTAGCCTGAATTTCACCCTGGTGCTGGCGGTGGTC
It encodes:
- a CDS encoding DUF2269 family protein, whose protein sequence is METLTTLKVIHMAATVLLLLSGLGLALLAWRKRSAGPAVIVQRPWAFVWLLMGICVVSMPFTGWWLVHLTGWPLGQAWILGSSLLYTVAALAWFWLVARLNRLRKGEGGSLNFTLVLAVVSLVGFVAIAGLMGAKPV